GCACTCACCGTCAATCCGGCCAAGGCCTGCCAGCCGCTGGGCGCGGTGTATGTCGCCAACGGCTTCGCCAAGACGCTGTCCTTCGTTCACGGCTCGCAGGGCTGCGTGGCCTACTACCGCTCGCACTTCTCGCGCCACTTCAAGGAACCGACCTCGTGCGTGTCGTCCTCGATGACGGAAGACGCGGCCGTGTTCGGCGGCCTGAACAACATGATCGACGGTCTGGCCAACACGCTCAACCTGTACAAGCCGGAAATGATCGCCGTGTCGACCACCTGCATGGCGGAAGTCATCGGTGACGACCTGAACGCCTTCATCAAGACGTCGAAGGAAAAGGGTAGCGTGCCGGCCGACTTCGACGTGCCGTTCGCCCACACCCCGGCCTTCGTCGGCAGCCACATCACCGGCTACGACAACGCGCTGCTGGGCATCCTGCGCCACTTCTGGGACGGCAAGGCAGACACCGCACCGAAGCTCGAGCGTGTGCCGGACGAGTCGATCAACTTCATCTTCGGCTTCGATGGTTTCGTCGTCGGCAACATGAAGGAAATGAAGCGCATCCTCGGTCTGTTCGGCATCGACTACAACATCCTGTGCGATCCGTCGGAAGTGTGGAACACACCGACCGACGGCGAATTCAGGATGTACGAAGGCGGCACGACCAAAGCCACGGTCGAGCGCGCGCTGAACGCCAAGGCAACCATCATCTTCCAGGGCTACTGCTGCGAGAAGACCAGCAAGTTCATCGCCGAGCATGGCCAGGAAGTCGTCGTGCTGCACAGCCCGATCGGCGTCGCCGGCACCGACAAGTTCCTGATGGAACTGTCGCGCATCACCGGCAAGCCGATCCCGGCCGAGCTCGAGCTGGAGCGCGGACAGCTGGTGGACGCAATGGCCGACAGCCAGGCTCACCTGCACGGCAAGCGCTACGCCATGTACGGTGATCCGGACATGATGCTCGGCATGACCGAATTCCTGCTCGAACTGGGTGCGGAGCCGGTCCACATCCTGGCCACCAACGGTGAAAAGGAATGGGCGAAGAAGGTTCAGGACGTGCTCGACGCGTCGCCCTACGGCGCCGGCTGCAAGGTGTACCCGAAGCGCGACCTGTGGCATATGCGTTCGCTGCTCTACACGGAGCCAGTGGATTTCCTGATCGGCAACACCTACGGCAAGTACCTGGAACGCGACACCGGCACTCCGCTGATCCGCATGGTGTTCCCGATCTTCGATCGCCACCACTACCACCGTTACCCGATCTGGGGTTACGAGGGCGGCCTGCGCGTGCTGGTCATGCTGCTGGACGAGTTCTTCGAGTCCATCGATGTGAACACCATCGTTCCGGGCAAGACCGACTACTCGTACGACATCATCCGCTGAGCACCGGCACCGGGGGCAACCCTGGTCCGCTCAGAGCAGTCCCGACGGGCTGCCCGGGAAACCGGGCAGCCCGTTCTGCATCACGACGAAGCTGCGGCTGCTGTTGGGCATCGCCTTCGGCTCACCCCAACCTACGGAACCTCACGCGGCTTGGGGCGAATCGAAGGCGATTGCCAACACCGAACCGTCACCCCACGTCCCACCCGACCCACCCGACCCACCCGTAGGTTGGGGTGAGCGCAGCGATGCCCAACACCGAAACCTCATGCGGCCTGGCGTGCGCCGAAGCCGATGCCCAACACCGAACCGTCACCCCGCGTCCCACCCGACCCACCCGTAGGTTGGGGCGAGCGCAGCGATGCCCAACACCGGAACCTCATGCGGCCTGGCGTGCGCCGAAGCCGATGCCCAACACCGCACCGTCACCCCGCGTCCCACCCGACCCACCCGTAGGTTGGGGTGAGCGCAGCGATGCCCAACACCGGAACCTGATCCGGCGGACACCCGCCTCATTCCCCGAACCCGCCTTCGATCATCGTGCTGCCTCCGGCCCAGTCAGCCGGCAGAACGCCCTGCTCGACGTAGCGGTGGAATGACGAATGCGGCCAGTCGACGACGCGGGCGACCAGACCGTGTTTCACCGGATTGAAGTGGATGTAGTCGACGTGGCGCGCGTAATCGTCGTCGTCGCGAACGAGGTGTTCCCAGTAGCGCCGCTGCCACACTCCGCGTTCGCCCTTGCGGGCGCGGCTTGCATCGATCGTTTCGTCGCGTGGCAGCGCGCGCGAGAAGGCCGCCTTGACCAGCATCCAGCGTGTCGCGTAGTCGGCATCGCCGGCCGGGAGCGTCCACAACATGTGCAGATGGTCAGGCAGAACGACAGCAGCATCGATGTGGAAGGGGTGGTGCAGCGCCGTGACCCGAACGGCCGAGCGCAGCGCCCCGATGTGGCGAAGCAGCAGACCGGACGACCGGTCGGCCAACACGAGCGTAAAGAAGAAGGTCGCGCCGGGCGCGGACGAACGACGGTAGCGCATGCGTCGATGATAAACGCATGGCGTATTTTTCGGCTGTGGCTGTTGGGCATCGCTGCGCTCACCCCAACCTACGGAGCATCACGTTGGTTGGGGTGAGCCGAAGGCGATGCCCGACACCGAACCGTCACCCCCGCGTCCCCGCCCGACCGACCCGTAGGTTGGGGTCAGCCAACGGCGATGCCCAACACTACATCGTCCCAATCACCGAACGTCCCACTCAGCGCGTAGGTTGGGGGGAACGCAGCGTTACCCAACACGCGGCCTCGATCAGAGCGGCAGGCCGAAGTCCGGAGCGATCAGCTTCAGCCAGGCGTCGAGGCGCTCGGCGGTGAGGTCGGGCTGGATGTCCTGGTCGATGGCCAGACCGACGAACTTGCCGTCGATGATCGATTGCGACACGTCGAACTTGTAGCCGTCGGTCGGCCATGCACCGACGATCCTTGCGCCGGCACCCTTGAAGAAGTCGTACAGCAGGATCAGGCCGTCGACGAATTCGTGCGCATAGGTGTCCTGATCGCCGAGGCCGTACAGCGCTACCGTCTTGCCGGCGAAGCTGGTGCCCTTGAGCTTGTCGAGCGCCTCGGCCCAGCTCTCGTCGTCGCACTCGGCTTCCAGCCCGGGCAGCAGGCCGTCGCCCAGCGTGGGCGTGCCGAGGATCAGGAAATCGTAGGCGGCCAGATCGGCCGGCGTCGCCTTGTTGATGTTGACCGGCTCGGCCATCGTGTCGTCGTCGAAGCGTTTCTTGATCTGCTTGGCGATCTTGCGCGTGCTGCCGCTGTTGGTGCCGAAGAAAAGTCCGATGCGTGCCATGGTGGTTTCCATTCAGATGAGGTGGGTCAGTAAGCGGTTTCGGTTTCCTGCGCCTGGTCCATGCCGCGGAAGATCGCGCAGCGCTTGAACACGTCGAGCGTGGGCGAACAGGCCTTGTGCTGGCAGTACTTGGCCGCCAGCTTCGACAGGCCCTTGATGTCGCGGCCGGTGGCGGCGGGGAACAGCACGGTCAGTTGTTCGATCAGCGCGTCGTCGATGTCGAGCGCGAACTGCGCCGCCATCACCTGCCAGATGCGGGCGCGCGCCGCATGATCGGGCGGCACGTACTTGATCAGCGCGATGCAGCGCGACACGATGGCCTCGTCGATGTCGTCGACGCGGTTGGTGGTCAGAAAGAGCAGGCCGTTGAAGTACTCGAGCACGCGCAGGAACACGCCGACCACGGCGTTCATCGTGATGTTGTCGTCGCGCCGCTTGATGTAGACGTCGGCCTCGTCGATCAGCATCACCGCGCCCCAGCGCTGGGCGCGGGTGAGCACGTCCTTCAGCGCGGTTTCCATCGCCGCGACGTTCAGCCCGAGCTGGCCCGAGTGCACGCGGTACAGCGGGCGGCGGATGATTTCCGAATACACCTCGGCAGTCAGCGTCTTGCCGACGCCGGCCGGGCCGGCGCACAGCACGGTGGTGCCGCCCGATTTGCCGGCGATGATGTCGTCCATCAGCACGTCCATCTCGGCGGTCAGGATGTCGATCAGGTCGGTCTGTTCCGGCGGCAGCACCAGCTTCTGCTTCAGCGCCGGCTGATAGGCGTACGGCGTGATGTCGTCGACGTGCACCCACAGGTAGTGGTGCAGGTCGAGGTGGAACATCAGGATGTAGGGGTGCACCGGCAGCTGCGAAAACAGGCCCTCGGGCATCGCATCGCGCGACGCGCCGACCTCTTCTTCGGCGTCGTAGCGGTTGCTCTTTGCCGCCTTGCGCAGATAGGGGCCGAGGATGTCGCCCGGCGCGTCGAGCAGGAGCGTGCGCGCCGGCAGGATGCCTTCGTCGTTGACCAGGCGCGCTGCACCGCCACTGGCCGACAGCACGACGATGTCCTTGCGCGTCCAGTCGGTGTCGCGGTGGCTGGCAGCCGGATCTTCGGCGTGGAAGCCGGTGCCGGTGCCCGAGAACTGTTCGCCGTAGCGGCCGCGCCAGTCGAAGTAGCGGCCGATGGTGTCGTCGTAGGCGGCGATCAGTTCCGGCGTCTCCTTGAGGAAGCCCTTGGCGGCCAGTATTTCGCCGACCGTGCGGTCGACCACGTCGGCACCGTAGATGCGGATGACGGCGGTTGCCAGCGTGGCCTTCACGTTGGCCTTCAGCTCGATGAACACCTTGCCGGTTTCGTCGTTGCCGGCCGGCGTGTAATCGAGCCGGCTGACCACCCAGGGCAGCGGCCGCGTCATCAGGTTGGCGGTGAACAGCCAGCCGCGAATGGCGTCGGTCGCCAGGTGGCGCGCCAGCGCCGGCACCAGCGATTCGAGGTCGCCGGCAGCAAAGCGGCGACCGTCGCCTTCCAGCGCGCGCTGCAGCGTCGCCAGGTGCGCGGCGCGCGCCTGCATGGCCGGCCCCGCCTCGCTGTAGAGCTTGCCGAGGAAGCGCATGGCATCGATCGACAGCCGCGACACCGGCACTTCGACCCGGTTGCCGAAGCGCAGCTGCTCGCGCAGCGTCGCCAGATCGGGGAAGGCGTCGATCATGCTCTCGACGTGCGGGGCGTCGATCAGGACTTTCATCGCCGGGCGCTCAGCGCAGCACGACCGGGATTTCGAGCGGCGCGCGCCGACCCAGTTGGGTGTCGACCTTGCGCCGCACGGTTTCCACCTTGAGCGGGCGCAGCAAGGTGCTCTCCGCACCCAGCGCCAGCGCCGCTCTGACGTCCTCGTCGTCGGCATCGGTGCACACCACGAGCATCTTCACGCCGCCCAGGCCTTCCTTCAGGCGGGTGACCACGTCCACGCCTTCGCTCGCCAGCACGCCGGCACCGAGCAGCAGCAGGTCGGGTGGGGCGCCGCGGCCCTTGGCCAGCGCTTCGGCGCTGTCGGCGAGCACATGCGTTTCCATCTCGTCGGCCAGCATGAACTGCAGCGCCATGCTGACGACGTCGTCGTTGTCGACCACGAATACGCGCTTGTTCTCCACCGCGCGCTGGCTGTCTACGCCGATCTGCATGCTGGGTGCCTCCGTGTCGATGGGTGTCTGCCGACCCATGAGCAAGCTTCGTTCCCGTCGCGGCACGTCTCCTGCTTCGAGCCCCCCGTGTGCAACCCATCCTGACGGGAGAAGCGAAATGACGATCCATGTGAAAACGACGCAAGACGGCCGCAAGGTCGAAGTGATCGACGATGCCGTATGCCTTGACGGCCGGCCGGAAGCCACGAAACTGGTGCCGCTGATCGAGCATCCGAACCGTCAGGCCATCCTGCGGGCGCTGCCGGACGCCACCCACATGGCGGGACGCATTGCGCTGACGCTGGCCGAATCAGCCGTGGCACAGGACGCCCTCAATGCGGCCAGCCGCGACTTCGACGCCAGCCCGGGCGGCATCGCGCGCCGTCTGCAGGCCGCCATCTACAACAAGGCGCGGATGGACGGCATCGAGTAGGCGCGCGACGCGAACCCTGCCAAACCCGACAAAGACGTGTCGCAAACCGCTCACTGTTTGTCGGGCCGGAACGTGTTGCGCCGCTACTGCGCTGATTAGATGGCCGCTTTGTGCGCTGCAGCGGCTTGGCATCATTCCTGCTGAAGTGGATGCAGGGCCGTCGCCTGCGACGGATGCAGTGACCGAATGGGAGGTGTGCAATGGATGCCCGTGTATCCGCCAAGATCCAGGACGTGTTCGAAGAACCCGCCTGCGAGCACAACCAGAACAAGTCGGCCAAGGAAAAGAAGAAGGGCTGCACCAAGCAGCTGTCGCCCGGTGCGGCCGCTGGCGGCTGTGCCTTCGACGGCGCCAAGGTCGCGCTGCAACCCATCGTCGACGTGGCCCATCTGGTGCACGGCCCGATCGCCTGCGAAGGCAATTCGTGGGACAACCGCAATTCGTCGTCCAGCACCTCGCAGCTCTACCGCACCGGCTTCACCACCGACATCAATGAACTGGACGTCATCTACGGCGGCGAGAAGCGCCTGTTCAGGTCGGTGAAGGAAATCATCGAGAAATACGACCCGCCGGCGGTGTTCGTCTATCAGACCTGCGTCACCGCGCTGATCGGCGACGACATCGAGGCGGTGTGCAAGCGGGCGACCGAAAAGTTCGGCAAGCCGGTCATTCCGGTCAACGCGCCCGGCTTCGTCGGGCCGAAGAACCTCGGCAACAAGCTCGGCGCCGAGGCGCTGCTCGATTACGTGATCGGTACCGAAGAGCCCGACTTCGTCACGCCCTACGACATCAACATCATCGGCGAATACAACCTGGCCGGCGAACTGTGGCAGATCAAGCCGCTGCTCGACGCGCTCGGCGTGCGCATCCTGTCCTGCATTTCGGGCGACGGCCGCTATCGCGAAGTCGCCTACAGCCACCGCGCGAAGGCAGCGATGATGGTGTGCTCGAAGTCGATGATCAACATCGCGCGCAAGATGGAAGAGCGCTACGACATCCCGTTCTTCGAAGGCTCGTTCTACGGCATCGGCGACATGTCGGAAACGCTGCGCGAAATCGCCCGCCTGCTGGTCGAGAAGGGCGCGCCGGAAGAGCTGAAGGCGCGCACAGAAGCGCTGATCGCGGTCGAGGAAAAGCGCGCCTTCGAACGCATCGTCGCCTATCGGCCGCGGCTCGAAGGCAAGAAAGTGCTGCTCATCACCGGCGGCGTGAAGAGCTGGTCGGTGGTGGCCGCGCTGCAGGAAGCCGGGCTGGAAATCGTCGGCACCAGCGTCAAGAAATCGACCAAGGAAGACAAGGAAAAGATCAAGGAGCTGATGGGGCAGGACGCGCACATGATCGACGACATGACGCCGCGCGAAATGTACGCGATGCTCAAGGACGCCAAGGCGGACATCATGCTGTCCGGTGGCCGCAGCCAGTTCATCGCGCTCAAGGCCAAGATGCCCTGGCTGGACATCAACCAGGAACGCCACCACGCCTACGCCGGCTACGAAGGCATGGTCGATCTGGTGCGCGAGATCGACAAGGCGCTGCACAACCCGATCTGGGAACAGGTGCGCCGTCCGGCGCCCTGGGACGTGGTCGCCGCCTGAGGATCACGCCATGGCCACCGTCATCGATTCGAAGAAAGCCTGCACCGTCAATCCGCTGAAGATGAGCCAGCCGCTGGGCGCGTGCTATGCCTTCATGGGGCTGGACAACTGCATGCCGATGATGCACGGCTCGCAGGGCTGCACCTCCTTCGGCCTGGTACTGCTGGTGCGCCATTTCAAAGAGGCGATCCCGATGCAGACCACGGCGATGAACGAGGTGAGCACCATCCTCGGCGGCCTGGAGAACATCGAGCAGGCCATCCTCAACATCAAGAAGCGCGCCAATCCGTCGCTCATCGCCATCGCCTCGACCGGGCTCACTGAAACCAAGGGTGACGACGTCGACGGCTACCTGAACCTGATCCGCAAGAAGCACGGCGAAACGCTGACCGGCACCGACATCGTCTACGTATCGACCCCCGACTACGTCGGCGCCTTCGAAGACGGCTGGGGCAAGGCCGTGCTGGCCGTGGTCGACGCCTTCGCCCAGCCCTGTGCGGTGCGCGACGATCATCTGGTGAACCTGCTGCCGGGCGCCCACCTGACGCCTGCCGACATCGACGAACTGCGCGAAATGATCGAGGCCTTCGGCCTGCAGGCACGCGTGATGCCCGACATATCGGGCTCGATGGACGGCCACATTCCGGAAAACTTCACGCCGACCACGCTCGGCGGCACCACGCCCGACGCGTTGCGCCAGCTGGGTGCGGCCAAGGCCACGCTGGCCGTCGGCGCACGCATGGACGCCGCCGCGGCGGCGATCGAAGAACGCTGCGGCGTGCCCTACCGCGTGTTCGACCGGCTGACCGGGCTGGCCGCGGTGGACGACTTCCTGCAATACCTGTCGCAGCTGTCGGGCCGGCCGGTGCCGCCCAAGTACCGGCGCCAGCGCAGCCAGCTGCAGGACGTGATGCTCGACGCCCACTTCTGGGTCGGCAGCAAGAACATGGCCTTCGCCGCCGAACCCGACCTGCTGTACGCGCTGACGACCACCGCCGCCGAAATGGGTGCGCACGTGGTGGCCGCGGTCACCACGACGCACTCGCGCGTGCTCCAAGGCGTGCCCTGTAACGAAGTGCTGGTGGGCGACCTCGAAGACCTCGAAATGCGGGCGAAGGCGGGCGGCGCGCAACTGCTGATCACCCACTCGCACGGCCGCCAGGCGGCCGAACGGCTCGGCGTGCCGCTGGCGCGCGTCGGCATCCCGATGTTCGACCGCCTCGGGGCGGCGCACATGCTGATGGTGGGCTACCGCGGCACGCGCGAACTGATCAACGGCTGGGCCAACACCTTCCTCGCCGACGAACACCAGAACACGCCGCAGGACTGGCCGCTGCCGGAAGAAAGCCGGCGCGCGGCCAGTGGCGAAAGCACCGCGGCGTGTGGCAGCAGTGGCTGCGCCAGTAACGTCGCACCGATCGACGTCGTACCCGATGCGGTCGGCGCCTGACGCCAACCATCGACCGAAACCATGAGGAGCAGATGATGAAGATCGCCTTCGCCACCCAGGACAAGCAGTGCGTCGATGCGCACTTCGGCTGGGCCAAACACCTCGCGGTGTACGAAATCGACCGCGACGGCTACCACTTTCTCGAAAGCTTCGACTTCGGCGGCAAGCTCGACGAAGACGGCGACGAGGACAAGCTCGCGCCCAAGCTCGAAGCGATCAAGGACGTCGCCATCGTCTATGTCGCCGCCATCGGCGGCTCGGCGGCCGCGCGCGTGGTGGCCAGCAAGATCCACCCGATCAAGGTGAACCAGCCGGAACCCATCATGGACATTCTGGACAAGCTGCAGGAAGTGCTGCGCGGTACGCCGCCGCCGTGGCTGCGCAAGGCACTGGACAAGGATGCGCGGCGCGATTTCGATTTTGAAGACGAGGTTGAACAAAATGGCTGAAACCCTGGACATCACCGCCGAAGACAGTGCGGCACTGGCAACCCCCTTCCTGAGCGAGCTGATCAAGCAGTTCCGCGCGCAAGACATGCACGGCGCGTGGGAAGGCAAGAGCGATGCGCAACTGCTCGAACCCTACATCCTGAGCGCCGAGGCACGCCGCGCGCTGCCGCTGATGGGCGACCCCGACCCGGAAACGCTGTGGCGCATCGAGCTGTTCTTCAACGCCGTCGGCCTCACCATCGAACGCGAAACCAAGGTCATGGTGACGCCGATGATGAAAATGTCGCACGAGGGCTTCGGCCGCATGGTGCTGATCGCCGGTCGCCTGATCGCGGTGAACAAGCAGCTGCGCGACGCCCACCGATTCGGCTTCCCCAGCTACGCCAAGCTGGCCGAGGCGGGACAGAAGTACGTCGAAGAGGGCGTCGGCATGGTGACCAAGTACAACGAAGTTGCCAACTGGGGTTGAGGAGCACGCCATGCCTGACATCGAAACGCTGAAAGCCGAAGTGAAGAAGCTCAACGCACGGGCCACGCAGGCCAAGATGGATCTGCACGATCTGTCGGAAGACCTGCCGACCAACTGGGAAAAGATCCTCGACGTGGCGCAGACGGCGTACGACGCACACCAGTCGCTGATGGCGGCGCGCAAGGAACTGGCGGCCGCGAGCGCCTGAATACGACTGACGCCGAAGGCGCGATGTTCATCGTGCTTCCGGATGGACCTCCTGACAGAAGGACACATCATGGCCACCTTTTCCGTCACGCTGCCCAGCGGCGAAATCTGGACCCCGAAGTTCGTCAGCAAGCTGAACCAGGACAACTGCATCGGCTGTGCGCGCTGCGTCAAGGTGTGTGCCAACAACGTGCTCGCGCTGGCCGGCATGACCGAAGACGGTGACCTCGTCGTGGTCGATCCCGAGAACGACGATGACGACGACGAGTACGAAAGAAAGGTCATGACGATCGGGCATCAGGCCAACTGCATCGGCTGCCAGGCCTGTTCGAAGGTGTGCCCGAAGAAGTGCTACACGCACGAGCCGGCCGAAGTCTAGATCCGGCGACCCGACGCGAACCGGAGGCCGACATGGACACTCGCACCGAACCGCTGAAAGACTGTGCCGTCTCCGCAACGCGGCCCGGCGCCGTCAGCTTCCGCAGCCTGCTGATGCGCCTCGCGCGCGATCCGGAAAGCACGCTGACGCATGCGCTGGCCGGCGTGATCGGACGGCGCTGGCGACAGCATGGCCTGCACAGGCTGCCGCTGCATGGCCTCGACACGGCAACCACGCGTCGCCTGCTTACGCGCCATTTTCCCGGGGCGGAATGGCTGCCCGACCTGTGGCTCGACACGCCCGAAGACTTCGTCGAAGCCATCGAGATCGACGACGTCGTGACGCTGCTTGCCGATCACCGTACGCAGGCCGACGAAGACAATCTGTGGCTCGCCCACGCGGTCGCCACGGCCTGCGTCGGCGCCGACCACCTGTGGCAGGACATGGACCTGCCGGACCGCAGCATGCTGTCCGCACTCATGCACGACCATTTCACGACGCTAGCGGTACGCAACACGCAGGACATGAAGTGGAAGAAATTCCTCTATCTGCAGTTGTGCGAACGCGCCGACATCCGCGTGTGCAAGTCGCCCAGTTGCGGCGCCTGTACCGACTACGTCGCCTGCTTCGGCCCGGAAGAATAGGCGCTGCTCGGTGTGGTCCTTTTCGCGTTTTTCCGAGGACGCGACCCGAGGTGAAGGTTCGCCACGGGC
The sequence above is a segment of the Methyloversatilis sp. RAC08 genome. Coding sequences within it:
- the nifK gene encoding nitrogenase molybdenum-iron protein subunit beta, which translates into the protein MPQSAEKILDHELLFREPEYQKMLAEKKSEFEFNHADSKIQEIVEWTKTEDYKQKNFAREALTVNPAKACQPLGAVYVANGFAKTLSFVHGSQGCVAYYRSHFSRHFKEPTSCVSSSMTEDAAVFGGLNNMIDGLANTLNLYKPEMIAVSTTCMAEVIGDDLNAFIKTSKEKGSVPADFDVPFAHTPAFVGSHITGYDNALLGILRHFWDGKADTAPKLERVPDESINFIFGFDGFVVGNMKEMKRILGLFGIDYNILCDPSEVWNTPTDGEFRMYEGGTTKATVERALNAKATIIFQGYCCEKTSKFIAEHGQEVVVLHSPIGVAGTDKFLMELSRITGKPIPAELELERGQLVDAMADSQAHLHGKRYAMYGDPDMMLGMTEFLLELGAEPVHILATNGEKEWAKKVQDVLDASPYGAGCKVYPKRDLWHMRSLLYTEPVDFLIGNTYGKYLERDTGTPLIRMVFPIFDRHHYHRYPIWGYEGGLRVLVMLLDEFFESIDVNTIVPGKTDYSYDIIR
- a CDS encoding REP-associated tyrosine transposase — its product is MRYRRSSAPGATFFFTLVLADRSSGLLLRHIGALRSAVRVTALHHPFHIDAAVVLPDHLHMLWTLPAGDADYATRWMLVKAAFSRALPRDETIDASRARKGERGVWQRRYWEHLVRDDDDYARHVDYIHFNPVKHGLVARVVDWPHSSFHRYVEQGVLPADWAGGSTMIEGGFGE
- a CDS encoding flavodoxin; this translates as MARIGLFFGTNSGSTRKIAKQIKKRFDDDTMAEPVNINKATPADLAAYDFLILGTPTLGDGLLPGLEAECDDESWAEALDKLKGTSFAGKTVALYGLGDQDTYAHEFVDGLILLYDFFKGAGARIVGAWPTDGYKFDVSQSIIDGKFVGLAIDQDIQPDLTAERLDAWLKLIAPDFGLPL
- a CDS encoding AAA family ATPase, with protein sequence MKVLIDAPHVESMIDAFPDLATLREQLRFGNRVEVPVSRLSIDAMRFLGKLYSEAGPAMQARAAHLATLQRALEGDGRRFAAGDLESLVPALARHLATDAIRGWLFTANLMTRPLPWVVSRLDYTPAGNDETGKVFIELKANVKATLATAVIRIYGADVVDRTVGEILAAKGFLKETPELIAAYDDTIGRYFDWRGRYGEQFSGTGTGFHAEDPAASHRDTDWTRKDIVVLSASGGAARLVNDEGILPARTLLLDAPGDILGPYLRKAAKSNRYDAEEEVGASRDAMPEGLFSQLPVHPYILMFHLDLHHYLWVHVDDITPYAYQPALKQKLVLPPEQTDLIDILTAEMDVLMDDIIAGKSGGTTVLCAGPAGVGKTLTAEVYSEIIRRPLYRVHSGQLGLNVAAMETALKDVLTRAQRWGAVMLIDEADVYIKRRDDNITMNAVVGVFLRVLEYFNGLLFLTTNRVDDIDEAIVSRCIALIKYVPPDHAARARIWQVMAAQFALDIDDALIEQLTVLFPAATGRDIKGLSKLAAKYCQHKACSPTLDVFKRCAIFRGMDQAQETETAY
- a CDS encoding response regulator; amino-acid sequence: MQIGVDSQRAVENKRVFVVDNDDVVSMALQFMLADEMETHVLADSAEALAKGRGAPPDLLLLGAGVLASEGVDVVTRLKEGLGGVKMLVVCTDADDEDVRAALALGAESTLLRPLKVETVRRKVDTQLGRRAPLEIPVVLR
- the nifE gene encoding nitrogenase iron-molybdenum cofactor biosynthesis protein NifE gives rise to the protein MDARVSAKIQDVFEEPACEHNQNKSAKEKKKGCTKQLSPGAAAGGCAFDGAKVALQPIVDVAHLVHGPIACEGNSWDNRNSSSSTSQLYRTGFTTDINELDVIYGGEKRLFRSVKEIIEKYDPPAVFVYQTCVTALIGDDIEAVCKRATEKFGKPVIPVNAPGFVGPKNLGNKLGAEALLDYVIGTEEPDFVTPYDINIIGEYNLAGELWQIKPLLDALGVRILSCISGDGRYREVAYSHRAKAAMMVCSKSMINIARKMEERYDIPFFEGSFYGIGDMSETLREIARLLVEKGAPEELKARTEALIAVEEKRAFERIVAYRPRLEGKKVLLITGGVKSWSVVAALQEAGLEIVGTSVKKSTKEDKEKIKELMGQDAHMIDDMTPREMYAMLKDAKADIMLSGGRSQFIALKAKMPWLDINQERHHAYAGYEGMVDLVREIDKALHNPIWEQVRRPAPWDVVAA
- the nifN gene encoding nitrogenase iron-molybdenum cofactor biosynthesis protein NifN, translated to MATVIDSKKACTVNPLKMSQPLGACYAFMGLDNCMPMMHGSQGCTSFGLVLLVRHFKEAIPMQTTAMNEVSTILGGLENIEQAILNIKKRANPSLIAIASTGLTETKGDDVDGYLNLIRKKHGETLTGTDIVYVSTPDYVGAFEDGWGKAVLAVVDAFAQPCAVRDDHLVNLLPGAHLTPADIDELREMIEAFGLQARVMPDISGSMDGHIPENFTPTTLGGTTPDALRQLGAAKATLAVGARMDAAAAAIEERCGVPYRVFDRLTGLAAVDDFLQYLSQLSGRPVPPKYRRQRSQLQDVMLDAHFWVGSKNMAFAAEPDLLYALTTTAAEMGAHVVAAVTTTHSRVLQGVPCNEVLVGDLEDLEMRAKAGGAQLLITHSHGRQAAERLGVPLARVGIPMFDRLGAAHMLMVGYRGTRELINGWANTFLADEHQNTPQDWPLPEESRRAASGESTAACGSSGCASNVAPIDVVPDAVGA
- the nifX gene encoding nitrogen fixation protein NifX, translated to MMKIAFATQDKQCVDAHFGWAKHLAVYEIDRDGYHFLESFDFGGKLDEDGDEDKLAPKLEAIKDVAIVYVAAIGGSAAARVVASKIHPIKVNQPEPIMDILDKLQEVLRGTPPPWLRKALDKDARRDFDFEDEVEQNG
- a CDS encoding NifX-associated nitrogen fixation protein; this translates as MAETLDITAEDSAALATPFLSELIKQFRAQDMHGAWEGKSDAQLLEPYILSAEARRALPLMGDPDPETLWRIELFFNAVGLTIERETKVMVTPMMKMSHEGFGRMVLIAGRLIAVNKQLRDAHRFGFPSYAKLAEAGQKYVEEGVGMVTKYNEVANWG
- a CDS encoding CCE_0567 family metalloprotein encodes the protein MPDIETLKAEVKKLNARATQAKMDLHDLSEDLPTNWEKILDVAQTAYDAHQSLMAARKELAAASA
- the fdxB gene encoding ferredoxin III, nif-specific, with product MATFSVTLPSGEIWTPKFVSKLNQDNCIGCARCVKVCANNVLALAGMTEDGDLVVVDPENDDDDDEYERKVMTIGHQANCIGCQACSKVCPKKCYTHEPAEV
- a CDS encoding nitrogen fixation protein NifQ, coding for MDTRTEPLKDCAVSATRPGAVSFRSLLMRLARDPESTLTHALAGVIGRRWRQHGLHRLPLHGLDTATTRRLLTRHFPGAEWLPDLWLDTPEDFVEAIEIDDVVTLLADHRTQADEDNLWLAHAVATACVGADHLWQDMDLPDRSMLSALMHDHFTTLAVRNTQDMKWKKFLYLQLCERADIRVCKSPSCGACTDYVACFGPEE